A window from bacterium encodes these proteins:
- the nuoK gene encoding NADH-quinone oxidoreductase subunit NuoK — protein sequence MIPLFYFIILSAILFVIGLIGFLIRRNIILLFMCVEIMLNAVNINLVAFSSYYDSLDGQILSIFVMAVAAAEAAVGFGILIAFYRNKNIIDSDKADLMKW from the coding sequence ATGATTCCTTTATTTTATTTTATTATTTTAAGCGCAATTTTATTTGTAATCGGCCTGATTGGTTTTTTAATCAGGCGGAACATAATTCTTCTTTTTATGTGCGTGGAGATTATGCTGAATGCGGTAAATATTAATTTAGTGGCCTTTTCGTCTTATTATGACTCATTAGACGGGCAGATTCTTTCAATATTTGTTATGGCGGTTGCGGCGGCAGAGGCTGCGGTAGGGTTTGGCATATTGATTGCATTTTATAGAAACAAAAATATCATTGACAGCGATAAAGCTGATTTAATGAAATGGTAG
- a CDS encoding NADH-quinone oxidoreductase subunit J: MRHVLFFIFSIASIFAALMVISRKNVVHSALSLVLLFFTTSGLYILTGAELVAAMQIFLYAGAIIVIYIFVIMMINMRKGTTDDIENLPKIFIIGAGCLFFAEIMYFLSKANYAGMKDIYSVEKVNSSGGMTYNIAKIMYTKYLYPFEVISLILLIAMIGAIVLAKKADKK; encoded by the coding sequence GTGAGGCATGTTTTATTTTTTATTTTTTCAATAGCTTCAATTTTTGCGGCATTGATGGTTATCAGCCGCAAAAATGTTGTTCACAGCGCGCTTTCCCTGGTTTTGCTGTTTTTTACGACCTCGGGTCTTTATATTTTAACAGGGGCTGAGTTGGTTGCCGCAATGCAAATTTTTCTTTATGCCGGCGCAATCATCGTTATTTATATTTTTGTTATTATGATGATAAATATGAGAAAAGGAACAACTGATGATATAGAAAACCTGCCTAAAATTTTTATCATAGGCGCGGGTTGTTTGTTTTTTGCGGAAATCATGTATTTTCTTTCAAAGGCGAACTATGCCGGGATGAAAGATATTTATTCCGTTGAAAAAGTAAACAGCTCGGGCGGCATGACTTACAATATTGCAAAAATTATGTATACAAAATATTTATACCCGTTTGAGGTTATTTCGCTGATTTTGCTTATTGCAATGATTGGGGCTATTGTTTTAGCTAAAAAGGCGGACAAAAAATGA